Proteins co-encoded in one Anabas testudineus chromosome 8, fAnaTes1.2, whole genome shotgun sequence genomic window:
- the limd2 gene encoding LIM domain-containing protein 2, which translates to MDTRSPAEEKPVQRSKSFSFKTQKEVCSSCGKTVYPMERLVANNLVFHSACFCCKHCNAKLSLGSFAALQGEFYCKPHFQQLFKSKGNYDEGFGRKQHKELWASKETDNITKSA; encoded by the exons ATG gaCACCAGAAGCCCCGCTGAAGAGAAACCTGTCCAGCGATCTAAG TCCTTCAGCTTTAAGACTCAAAAGGAAGTGTGTTCGTCATGTGGGAAGACGGTCTACCCAATGGAGAGGTTGGTTGCCAACAACCTGGTCTTCCATTCAGCATGCTTCTGCTGCAAGCACTGCAATGCCAAACTCAG CCTTGGCAGCTTTGCAGCTCTTCAAGGTGAATTTTACTGCAAACCTCACTTCCAGCAGCTGTTCAAAAGCAAAGGCAACTATGATGAGGGCTTCGGGCGCAAACAGCACAAAGAGCTCTGGGCCTCCAAGGAGACAGATAATATAACAAAGTCGGCATAA
- the strada gene encoding STE20-related kinase adapter protein alpha isoform X3: MSFLRWVSEKLSVESLRDLELFGEQAQGLSHRKAHEDSQESLTSFPRRDTMGSFLPDSSSYELLTVIGRGLDDLMTVNLARYRPTGEHVAIRRIDLESCTNDMVAYLQGELHVSKLFHHPSILPYRSVFIAENELWVITPFMAYGSARDLICTHFTDGMSELTIAYILLGMLKALEYIHHMGYVHRSVKASHVLISADGQVCMSGLRSIFSLIRHGQRAKVVHDFPQYSVKVLPWLSPEVLQQNLQGYDSRSDIYSLGITACELANGHVPFKDMPATQMLLEKLNGTVPCLLDTTTIPPEELSMKPSCSGADSGICEGPGVGGVRHSNGEPTSSSAGHPYNRTFSPHFHAFVEQCLQRDPENRPSATTLIGHHFFKQIKRRPSEALPELLQPVSPITSFESSHPQDSHSGLASLESGLSHLEVDDWDF; the protein is encoded by the exons ATGTCTTTTCTT CGTTGGGTATCTGAGAAATTGAGTGTGGAGAGCCTGCGGGATTTGGAGTTATTTGGAG AGCAAGCTCAGGGACTCTCTCACAGGAAA gCCCATGAGGATAGTCAGGAGAGTCTGACCTCCTTCCCACGTCGGGACACTATGGGCAGCTTCCTCCCGGACAGTAGCTCATACGAGCTCCTCACTGTTATCG gtcgGGGCCTTGACGACTTGATGACTGTTAATCTGGCTCGATACAGACCAACAGGGGAGCACGTAGCCATCCGCCGCATTGACTTGGAGTCATGCACTAATGACATGGTCGCCTACCTTCAG GGCGAGTTACATGTCTCAAAGTTGTTTCACCATCCCAGTATTCTACCGTACAGGAGCGTCTTTATAGCTGAAAATGAGCTGTGGGTTATTACCCCCTTCATGGCTTATG GCTCAGCCAGAGATCTAATTTGCACACATTTCACTGATGGCATGAGTGAGCTGACCATCGCATACATTTTACTGGGCATGCTCAAAGCTCTTGAATACATCCACCACATGGGATATGTCCACCG GAGTGTGAAGGCCAGCCACGTGTTGATATCCGCAGATGGACAGGTCTGCATGTCAGGCCTGAGGAGCATCTTCAGTCTGATTCGTCATGGTCAGAGGGCCAAAGTGGTCCACGACTTCCCCCAGTACAGTGTGAAGGTGCTGCCTTGGCTCAGCCCTGAAGTGCTACAACAG aaCCTGCAGGGCTACGACTCCCGGTCAGACATCTACAGCCTTGGGATTACAGCCTGTGAACTGGCAAATGGACATGTTCCCTTCAAAGACATGCCAGCTACACAG ATGCTGCTGGAGAAGCTAAATGGGACGGTGCCATGTTTGCTGGACACCACCACTATTCCACCGGAGGAGCTGTCCATGAAACCGTCCTGCTCTGGCGCTGACTCTGGGATCTGTGAGGGTCCAGGTGTCGGGGGGGTCAGACACTCTAACGGAGAGCCTACGTCCTCATCAGCAGGGCACCCCTACAATCGGACGTTCTCCCCTCACTTCCACGCTTTTGTTGAGCAGTGTTTACAGCGAGATCCAGAAAATAG ACCGTCTGCCACCACTCTGATAGGCCATCACTTCTTCAAACAG ATCAAACGGCGGCCGTCAGAGGCACTgcctgagctgctgcagcctgtgtcGCCCATCACCAGCTTTGAGAGCTCCCACCCACAGGACAGTCACTCTGGGCTGGCCAGTCTGGAATCAGGTCTCAGCCACCTGGAGGTGGATGACTGGGACTTCTGA
- the ddx42 gene encoding ATP-dependent RNA helicase DDX42 isoform X1 — protein sequence MNWNKGGPGVKRGFGFGGFALAGKKEEPRLPQKSHTSFGPTGSSGGYGKSQQLPSFYKIGTKRANFDEENAYFEDDEEESSTSVDLPYIPAENSPTRQQMQSGGGSDSEDDPLDAFMAEVENQAAKDMKKLEEKEKKPDKGIRDDIEEEDEQEAYFRYMAENPTAGLTQEEEEEDIEYDSDGNPIASTTKKIIMPLPPIDHSEIDYPPFEKNFYNEHEELSSLTGTQVMELRHKLNLRVSGAAPPKPCTSFAHFGFDEQLMHQIRKSEYTQPTPIQCQGVPIALSGRDMIGIAKTGSGKTAAFIWPMLVHIMDQKELEAGEGPIAVIVCPTRELCQQIHAECKRFGKAYSLRSVAVYGGGSMWEQAKALQEGAEIVVCTPGRLIDHVKKKATSLQRVTYLVYDEADRMFDMGFEYQVRSIASHVRPDRQTLLFSATFRKKIERLARDILVDPIRVVQGDIGEANEDVTQVVELLPSGTDKWGWLTRRLVEFTSSGSVLIFVTKKANSEELATNLTQEGYSLGLLHGDMDQSERNKVISDFKKKNLPVLVATDVAARGLDIPSIRTVVNYDVARDIDTHTHRIGRTGRAGEKGVAYTLLTSKDTTFAGDLVRNLEGANQGVSKELMDLAMQNPWFRKSRFKGGKGKKLNIGGGGLGYRERPGLGAESSERSSSSSSSSSILSSTSGYEGYTKPATGAMGDRMSAMKQAFQAQYKSHFVAATSGPPKLSAKSSSSSGWTSAGSLSSVPTEAPNGSERSYAATLSLAGFTSAGSLSSVPTSQTSSQHSYTPPAPPPPRDSSRDSSRDRHGEDRGRHGDSYHRHSDRSDRHSSDDRYGERDRHGERDRDRHGDRDRHSSSRHGDSRNGEGSRRDRDDRRSERDGGDKGSGEGRDRGDDSFAVPEPPKRRKSRWDN from the exons ATGAACTGGAACAAAGGTGGCCCAGGTGTGAAGAGAGGTTTTGGGTTTGGAGGATTTGCCCTTGCAGGGAAAAAAGAGGAACCCCGCCTCCCTCAGAAGTCTCACACATCATTCGGTCCCACAGGGTCAAGTGGAGGATATGGGAAGAGCCAGCAGCTGCCATCATTCTATAAAATAGGGACAAAAAGAGCTAATTTTGATGAGGAAAATGC GTATTttgaggatgatgaagaggagtCTAGCACCAGTGTGGACCTACCGTACATCCCAGCTGAGAACTCACCTACACGTCAGCAGATGCAGTCTGGTGGAGGATCAGACAGTGAGGATGACCCACTGGATGCCTTCATGGCAGAGGTTGAG AACCAAGCAGCTAAAGACATGAAGAAACttgaggaaaaggagaaaaagccGGACAA GGGTATTCGTGATGACattgaagaagaagatgaacaa GAAGCCTACTTCCGCTACATGGCAGAGAATCCCACAGCCGGGCTGACccaagaggaagaggaggaggatatTGAGTATGACAGCGATGGTAACCCAATCGCCTCTACCACCAAGAAAATCATCATGCCGCTTCCCCCTATCGACCATTCAGAG ATTGATTACCCACCCTTTGAGAAAAACTTCTACAATGAGCATGAGGAACTCAGCAGTCTCACTGGGACGCAAGTGATGGAGTTACGGCACAAACTGAACTTGAGG gtTTCAGGAGCTGCGCCCCCAAAACCTTGTACCAGTTTTGCCCATTTTGGCTTTGATGAGCAGCTAATGCACCAAATTCGCAAATCTGAGTACACTCAGCCTACACCAATTCAGTGCCAG GGTGTCCCTATAGCTCTGTCTGGGCGTGACATGATTGGTATTGCAAAAACTGGCAGTGGcaaaactgctgcttttatctGGCCTATGCTGGTTCATATCATGGATCAAAAAGAGCTTGAGGCTGGAGAGGGACCTATCGCAGTTATTGTGTGTCCCACCAGAGAGCTTTGCCAGCAG ATTCATGCAGAGTGTAAGCGATTTGGGAAAGCATACTCACTGCGTTCTGTGGCGGTTTATGGAGGTGGAAGCATGTGGGAGCAGGCCAAAGCCCTGCAGGAGGGAGCAGAGATAGTTGTATGCACCCCG GGGCGACTGATTGACCATGTTAAAAAGAAGGCCACATCCCTGCAGCGAGTGACATACCTGGTGTATGATGAGGCAGATCGCATGTTTGATATGGGCTTTG AATATCAAGTTCGATCTATTGCTAGCCATGTCCGCCCCGACAGACAGA CTCTCCTGTTCAGTGCTACTTTCCGAAAGAAGATAGAGAGGCTGGCCAGAGACATTTTGGTAGATCCTATCCGTGTGGTGCAAGGAGATATCGGAGAG GCCAATGAGGATGTGACCCAGGTAGTGGAGCTGTTGCCCAGTGGGACGGATAAGTGGGGTTGGCTGACGAGGCGGCTTGTTGAGTTTACCTCCTCTGGCTCCGTCCTCATCTTTGTTACTAAGAAGGCAAACAGTGAGGAACTGGCTACTAACCTGACACAGGAGGGGTACAGCTTGGGTCTTTTGCATGGAGACATGGACCAGAGTGAGAGGAACAAAGTCATCAGTGACTTCAAGAAGAAGAATTTGCCTGTTCTGGTGGCCACTGATGTAGCTG ctcGAGGTCTGGACATCCCATCCATTCGCACAGTGGTGAACTACGATGTGGCACGAgacattgacacacacacacacaggattgGTCGAACTGGTCGTGCAGGAGAGAAAGGTGTTGCTTACACTCTCCTCACAAGCAAAGACACCACATTTGCTGGCGACCTTGTGAGAAATCTGGAGGGAGCTAACCAGGGTGTTTCTAAAGAACTGATGGATTTAGCCATGCAG aATCCCTGGTTTAGGAAATCCAGATTCAAGGGTGGAAAAGGGAAGAAGCTCAATATTGGTGGTGGAGGTCTTGGTTACAGAGAAAGACCGGGCCTAGGGGCTGAAAGTTCT GAacgaagcagcagcagcagcagcagcagcagcatattgTCTTCCACTAGTGGCTATGAGGGTTACACCAAACCAGCCACTGGGGCAATGGGAGATCGCATGTCTGCAATGAAACAAGCCTTCCAG GCTCAGTATAAGAGCCATTTTGTGGCTGCAACCAGTGGCCCTCCAAAGCTCAGCGCCAAGTCTAGCAGCTCGTCAGGCTGGACCAGTGCTGGCAGCCTGAGTTCTGTACCAACAGAGGCTCCTAATGGATCAGAGCGGTCATATGCTGCCACCTTGTCCTTAGCTGGCTTCACCAGTGCCGGTTCTCTGAGCTCAGTGCCCACCAGCCAGACTAGTTCACAGCACAGCTACACTCCACCTGCACCTCCCCCGCCAAGAGACAGCTCACGAGACAGCTCAAGAGACAGACACGGAGAGGACCGGGGGCGCCATGGAGACAGTTACCACCGGCACAGTGATAGAAGTGATCGGCACAGTAGCGATGACCGTTACGGAGAACGGGATCGCCATGGAGAGAGGGATCGTGACCGCCACGGAGACAGAGATCGCCACAGCAGCAGCCGTCACGGCGACAGTCGTAATGGAGAAGGCAGCAGGAGGGACAGAGATGATCGGAGGAGTGAGAGGGATGGGGGAGACAAAGGGAGTGGGGAGGGGAGGGACAGAGGAGATGATAGCTTCGCTGTCCCTGAACCACCAAAACGCAGGAAGAGCAGGTGGGACAACTAA
- the strada gene encoding STE20-related kinase adapter protein alpha isoform X2 — protein MGSFLPDSSSYELLTVIGRGLDDLMTVNLARYRPTGEHVAIRRIDLESCTNDMVAYLQGELHVSKLFHHPSILPYRSVFIAENELWVITPFMAYGSARDLICTHFTDGMSELTIAYILLGMLKALEYIHHMGYVHRSVKASHVLISADGQVCMSGLRSIFSLIRHGQRAKVVHDFPQYSVKVLPWLSPEVLQQNLQGYDSRSDIYSLGITACELANGHVPFKDMPATQMLLEKLNGTVPCLLDTTTIPPEELSMKPSCSGADSGICEGPGVGGVRHSNGEPTSSSAGHPYNRTFSPHFHAFVEQCLQRDPENRPSATTLIGHHFFKQIKRRPSEALPELLQPVSPITSFESSHPQDSHSGLASLESGLSHLEVDDWDF, from the exons ATGGGCAGCTTCCTCCCGGACAGTAGCTCATACGAGCTCCTCACTGTTATCG gtcgGGGCCTTGACGACTTGATGACTGTTAATCTGGCTCGATACAGACCAACAGGGGAGCACGTAGCCATCCGCCGCATTGACTTGGAGTCATGCACTAATGACATGGTCGCCTACCTTCAG GGCGAGTTACATGTCTCAAAGTTGTTTCACCATCCCAGTATTCTACCGTACAGGAGCGTCTTTATAGCTGAAAATGAGCTGTGGGTTATTACCCCCTTCATGGCTTATG GCTCAGCCAGAGATCTAATTTGCACACATTTCACTGATGGCATGAGTGAGCTGACCATCGCATACATTTTACTGGGCATGCTCAAAGCTCTTGAATACATCCACCACATGGGATATGTCCACCG GAGTGTGAAGGCCAGCCACGTGTTGATATCCGCAGATGGACAGGTCTGCATGTCAGGCCTGAGGAGCATCTTCAGTCTGATTCGTCATGGTCAGAGGGCCAAAGTGGTCCACGACTTCCCCCAGTACAGTGTGAAGGTGCTGCCTTGGCTCAGCCCTGAAGTGCTACAACAG aaCCTGCAGGGCTACGACTCCCGGTCAGACATCTACAGCCTTGGGATTACAGCCTGTGAACTGGCAAATGGACATGTTCCCTTCAAAGACATGCCAGCTACACAG ATGCTGCTGGAGAAGCTAAATGGGACGGTGCCATGTTTGCTGGACACCACCACTATTCCACCGGAGGAGCTGTCCATGAAACCGTCCTGCTCTGGCGCTGACTCTGGGATCTGTGAGGGTCCAGGTGTCGGGGGGGTCAGACACTCTAACGGAGAGCCTACGTCCTCATCAGCAGGGCACCCCTACAATCGGACGTTCTCCCCTCACTTCCACGCTTTTGTTGAGCAGTGTTTACAGCGAGATCCAGAAAATAG ACCGTCTGCCACCACTCTGATAGGCCATCACTTCTTCAAACAG ATCAAACGGCGGCCGTCAGAGGCACTgcctgagctgctgcagcctgtgtcGCCCATCACCAGCTTTGAGAGCTCCCACCCACAGGACAGTCACTCTGGGCTGGCCAGTCTGGAATCAGGTCTCAGCCACCTGGAGGTGGATGACTGGGACTTCTGA
- the ddx42 gene encoding ATP-dependent RNA helicase DDX42 isoform X2, with translation MAENPTAGLTQEEEEEDIEYDSDGNPIASTTKKIIMPLPPIDHSEIDYPPFEKNFYNEHEELSSLTGTQVMELRHKLNLRVSGAAPPKPCTSFAHFGFDEQLMHQIRKSEYTQPTPIQCQGVPIALSGRDMIGIAKTGSGKTAAFIWPMLVHIMDQKELEAGEGPIAVIVCPTRELCQQIHAECKRFGKAYSLRSVAVYGGGSMWEQAKALQEGAEIVVCTPGRLIDHVKKKATSLQRVTYLVYDEADRMFDMGFEYQVRSIASHVRPDRQTLLFSATFRKKIERLARDILVDPIRVVQGDIGEANEDVTQVVELLPSGTDKWGWLTRRLVEFTSSGSVLIFVTKKANSEELATNLTQEGYSLGLLHGDMDQSERNKVISDFKKKNLPVLVATDVAARGLDIPSIRTVVNYDVARDIDTHTHRIGRTGRAGEKGVAYTLLTSKDTTFAGDLVRNLEGANQGVSKELMDLAMQNPWFRKSRFKGGKGKKLNIGGGGLGYRERPGLGAESSERSSSSSSSSSILSSTSGYEGYTKPATGAMGDRMSAMKQAFQAQYKSHFVAATSGPPKLSAKSSSSSGWTSAGSLSSVPTEAPNGSERSYAATLSLAGFTSAGSLSSVPTSQTSSQHSYTPPAPPPPRDSSRDSSRDRHGEDRGRHGDSYHRHSDRSDRHSSDDRYGERDRHGERDRDRHGDRDRHSSSRHGDSRNGEGSRRDRDDRRSERDGGDKGSGEGRDRGDDSFAVPEPPKRRKSRWDN, from the exons ATGGCAGAGAATCCCACAGCCGGGCTGACccaagaggaagaggaggaggatatTGAGTATGACAGCGATGGTAACCCAATCGCCTCTACCACCAAGAAAATCATCATGCCGCTTCCCCCTATCGACCATTCAGAG ATTGATTACCCACCCTTTGAGAAAAACTTCTACAATGAGCATGAGGAACTCAGCAGTCTCACTGGGACGCAAGTGATGGAGTTACGGCACAAACTGAACTTGAGG gtTTCAGGAGCTGCGCCCCCAAAACCTTGTACCAGTTTTGCCCATTTTGGCTTTGATGAGCAGCTAATGCACCAAATTCGCAAATCTGAGTACACTCAGCCTACACCAATTCAGTGCCAG GGTGTCCCTATAGCTCTGTCTGGGCGTGACATGATTGGTATTGCAAAAACTGGCAGTGGcaaaactgctgcttttatctGGCCTATGCTGGTTCATATCATGGATCAAAAAGAGCTTGAGGCTGGAGAGGGACCTATCGCAGTTATTGTGTGTCCCACCAGAGAGCTTTGCCAGCAG ATTCATGCAGAGTGTAAGCGATTTGGGAAAGCATACTCACTGCGTTCTGTGGCGGTTTATGGAGGTGGAAGCATGTGGGAGCAGGCCAAAGCCCTGCAGGAGGGAGCAGAGATAGTTGTATGCACCCCG GGGCGACTGATTGACCATGTTAAAAAGAAGGCCACATCCCTGCAGCGAGTGACATACCTGGTGTATGATGAGGCAGATCGCATGTTTGATATGGGCTTTG AATATCAAGTTCGATCTATTGCTAGCCATGTCCGCCCCGACAGACAGA CTCTCCTGTTCAGTGCTACTTTCCGAAAGAAGATAGAGAGGCTGGCCAGAGACATTTTGGTAGATCCTATCCGTGTGGTGCAAGGAGATATCGGAGAG GCCAATGAGGATGTGACCCAGGTAGTGGAGCTGTTGCCCAGTGGGACGGATAAGTGGGGTTGGCTGACGAGGCGGCTTGTTGAGTTTACCTCCTCTGGCTCCGTCCTCATCTTTGTTACTAAGAAGGCAAACAGTGAGGAACTGGCTACTAACCTGACACAGGAGGGGTACAGCTTGGGTCTTTTGCATGGAGACATGGACCAGAGTGAGAGGAACAAAGTCATCAGTGACTTCAAGAAGAAGAATTTGCCTGTTCTGGTGGCCACTGATGTAGCTG ctcGAGGTCTGGACATCCCATCCATTCGCACAGTGGTGAACTACGATGTGGCACGAgacattgacacacacacacacaggattgGTCGAACTGGTCGTGCAGGAGAGAAAGGTGTTGCTTACACTCTCCTCACAAGCAAAGACACCACATTTGCTGGCGACCTTGTGAGAAATCTGGAGGGAGCTAACCAGGGTGTTTCTAAAGAACTGATGGATTTAGCCATGCAG aATCCCTGGTTTAGGAAATCCAGATTCAAGGGTGGAAAAGGGAAGAAGCTCAATATTGGTGGTGGAGGTCTTGGTTACAGAGAAAGACCGGGCCTAGGGGCTGAAAGTTCT GAacgaagcagcagcagcagcagcagcagcagcatattgTCTTCCACTAGTGGCTATGAGGGTTACACCAAACCAGCCACTGGGGCAATGGGAGATCGCATGTCTGCAATGAAACAAGCCTTCCAG GCTCAGTATAAGAGCCATTTTGTGGCTGCAACCAGTGGCCCTCCAAAGCTCAGCGCCAAGTCTAGCAGCTCGTCAGGCTGGACCAGTGCTGGCAGCCTGAGTTCTGTACCAACAGAGGCTCCTAATGGATCAGAGCGGTCATATGCTGCCACCTTGTCCTTAGCTGGCTTCACCAGTGCCGGTTCTCTGAGCTCAGTGCCCACCAGCCAGACTAGTTCACAGCACAGCTACACTCCACCTGCACCTCCCCCGCCAAGAGACAGCTCACGAGACAGCTCAAGAGACAGACACGGAGAGGACCGGGGGCGCCATGGAGACAGTTACCACCGGCACAGTGATAGAAGTGATCGGCACAGTAGCGATGACCGTTACGGAGAACGGGATCGCCATGGAGAGAGGGATCGTGACCGCCACGGAGACAGAGATCGCCACAGCAGCAGCCGTCACGGCGACAGTCGTAATGGAGAAGGCAGCAGGAGGGACAGAGATGATCGGAGGAGTGAGAGGGATGGGGGAGACAAAGGGAGTGGGGAGGGGAGGGACAGAGGAGATGATAGCTTCGCTGTCCCTGAACCACCAAAACGCAGGAAGAGCAGGTGGGACAACTAA
- the strada gene encoding STE20-related kinase adapter protein alpha isoform X1, whose protein sequence is MSFLAHEDSQESLTSFPRRDTMGSFLPDSSSYELLTVIGRGLDDLMTVNLARYRPTGEHVAIRRIDLESCTNDMVAYLQGELHVSKLFHHPSILPYRSVFIAENELWVITPFMAYGSARDLICTHFTDGMSELTIAYILLGMLKALEYIHHMGYVHRSVKASHVLISADGQVCMSGLRSIFSLIRHGQRAKVVHDFPQYSVKVLPWLSPEVLQQNLQGYDSRSDIYSLGITACELANGHVPFKDMPATQMLLEKLNGTVPCLLDTTTIPPEELSMKPSCSGADSGICEGPGVGGVRHSNGEPTSSSAGHPYNRTFSPHFHAFVEQCLQRDPENRPSATTLIGHHFFKQIKRRPSEALPELLQPVSPITSFESSHPQDSHSGLASLESGLSHLEVDDWDF, encoded by the exons ATGTCTTTTCTT gCCCATGAGGATAGTCAGGAGAGTCTGACCTCCTTCCCACGTCGGGACACTATGGGCAGCTTCCTCCCGGACAGTAGCTCATACGAGCTCCTCACTGTTATCG gtcgGGGCCTTGACGACTTGATGACTGTTAATCTGGCTCGATACAGACCAACAGGGGAGCACGTAGCCATCCGCCGCATTGACTTGGAGTCATGCACTAATGACATGGTCGCCTACCTTCAG GGCGAGTTACATGTCTCAAAGTTGTTTCACCATCCCAGTATTCTACCGTACAGGAGCGTCTTTATAGCTGAAAATGAGCTGTGGGTTATTACCCCCTTCATGGCTTATG GCTCAGCCAGAGATCTAATTTGCACACATTTCACTGATGGCATGAGTGAGCTGACCATCGCATACATTTTACTGGGCATGCTCAAAGCTCTTGAATACATCCACCACATGGGATATGTCCACCG GAGTGTGAAGGCCAGCCACGTGTTGATATCCGCAGATGGACAGGTCTGCATGTCAGGCCTGAGGAGCATCTTCAGTCTGATTCGTCATGGTCAGAGGGCCAAAGTGGTCCACGACTTCCCCCAGTACAGTGTGAAGGTGCTGCCTTGGCTCAGCCCTGAAGTGCTACAACAG aaCCTGCAGGGCTACGACTCCCGGTCAGACATCTACAGCCTTGGGATTACAGCCTGTGAACTGGCAAATGGACATGTTCCCTTCAAAGACATGCCAGCTACACAG ATGCTGCTGGAGAAGCTAAATGGGACGGTGCCATGTTTGCTGGACACCACCACTATTCCACCGGAGGAGCTGTCCATGAAACCGTCCTGCTCTGGCGCTGACTCTGGGATCTGTGAGGGTCCAGGTGTCGGGGGGGTCAGACACTCTAACGGAGAGCCTACGTCCTCATCAGCAGGGCACCCCTACAATCGGACGTTCTCCCCTCACTTCCACGCTTTTGTTGAGCAGTGTTTACAGCGAGATCCAGAAAATAG ACCGTCTGCCACCACTCTGATAGGCCATCACTTCTTCAAACAG ATCAAACGGCGGCCGTCAGAGGCACTgcctgagctgctgcagcctgtgtcGCCCATCACCAGCTTTGAGAGCTCCCACCCACAGGACAGTCACTCTGGGCTGGCCAGTCTGGAATCAGGTCTCAGCCACCTGGAGGTGGATGACTGGGACTTCTGA
- the rnf113a gene encoding E3 ubiquitin-protein ligase RNF113A, with protein sequence MAESEEPKAGSCTFLFKKSTKKFSGRKRKASDSDKDGNSDEDQSSVIRRGKKDTRVNPMIQRTKKVERDAASSSESEDDKEEKVTVSYKSTRSAKPEGPEDMGATATYELDTERDKDAQAIFERSQKIQEELIGKEDDKIYRGINNYQKFIKPKDTTMGNASSGMVRKGPIRAPEHLRATVRWDYQPDICKDYKETGFCGFGDSCKFLHDRSDYKHGWQIERELEEGRYGANDEENYEVSSDEEDFPFKCFICRESFKNPIITKCRHYFCEACALQHYRKSKRCYVCNTQTNGVFNPAKELMAKMEKRRAATDQPPSEEED encoded by the exons ATGGCGGAGTCAGAGGAGCCAAAAGCGGGTTCCTGCACTTTTCTGTTCAAAAAATCTACAAAGAAATTCTCCGGGCGAAAGAGAAAAGCAAGCGACAGCGATAAAG atggCAACAGTGACGAGGACCAGAGCTCTGTGATCAGAAGAGGCAAGAAGGACACTCGAGTCAACCCCATGATCCAAAGG ACAAAGAAAGTGGAAAGAGATGCCGCATCTTCCAGTGAAAGTGAAgatgacaaagaagaaaaggtcACTGTGTCCTACAAGTCCACTCGGTCAGCG aaaccagaggGACCAGAAGACATGGGTGCAACTGCTACATATGAGCTAGACACTGAGAGGGACAAGGATGCTCAGGCCATCTTTGAGAGGAGTCAAAAAATTCAAGAG GAACTGATTGGTAAAGAGGACGATAAAATCTACCGCGGTATCAACAATTACCAAAAATTCATCAAGCCCAAAGACACCACCATGGGCAATGCCTCCTCTGGCATGGTCAG AAAAGGACCAATTCGGGCCCCTGAACACCTGAGAGCCACAGTGAGGTGGGACTACCAGCCAGATATCTGCAAAGACTATAAGGAGACCGGCTTCTGTGGTTTTGGAG ACAGCTGTAAGTTCCTTCACGACAGATCAGATTACAAACATGGCTGGCAGATCGAGAGGGAACTGGAGGAGGGCAGATACGGAGCCAATG ATGAGGAGAACTATGAGGTGAGCAGTGACGAGGAGGATTTTCCCTTTAAGTGCTTCATATGCAGGGAATCCTTCAAGAATCCCATCATCACAAA GTGCAGGCACTATTTTTGTGAGGCATGTGCTCTTCAGCATTACCGCAAGTCCAAGCGCTGTTATGTGTGCAACACTCAAACCAACGGTGTCTTCAACCCTGCTAAAG AGTTGATGGCAAAGATGGAGAAACGCCGTGCTGCAACTGACCAGCCACCGTCAGAGGAGGAAGATTAG